DNA from Terriglobia bacterium:
TTGTTGCCGGTGGAGAGCACGAGCGCGCCGAACTTGTTGGAGAGCGCCATGAGAATGGTGCCGCGAATGCGCGCCTGGATGTTCTCCTCGGTCTCGTTCTCGGGCAGTCCGGCAAAGACGCCGGAGAGCGCGTGCTTGAAGCAGCCGAAGATATCGACGATGGGAACGATTTCGAAACGGATGCCGAGGTTGGCGGCGAGTTCGCGCGCGTCTTCGATGCTTCCCCGCGAGGAATACTGGCTGGGCATGCCGACGCCGATGACATTTTCCGGACCGAGGGCTTCGGCGGCGATGGCGGCGGTGAGGGCGGAGTCGATACCGCCGCTGAGACCGACGATGGCCTGGCGGAAGCCGCACTTGTGGACATAGTCTCGGGTGCCAAGAACGAGCGCGGAGTAGGCGCTGGCTTCGGTTCCGGGAGGGCGCTCGTGGACGTCGCCCTTCTGGGTCGCGGTGTCGAAGTAGATCAGGTCCTCTTCGAAGGATTTCGCCTGCGCCAGCACGAGACCGTCAGGGCCGATCACCAGACTGGAGCCATCGAAGACGAGGCTGTCGTTGCCGCCGACCTGGTTCACCATGGCCACAGGAACGCGATAGTGGGTGGCGATGGTGGCAAGCATTTCGTAACGGAATTCGCGCTTGCCGAGGTGAAAGGGCGAAGCGGAAATGTTCAGCAAGATCTGGCCGCCGGCGCCGAGGAGTTCGGCGACGGGATCGACTCCGTAAAGTTGTCGATTCCAGAAATTCTTATCATTCCAGGCATCTTCACAAATGGTGAGCGCAATCTTGGAGCCGCAGAGGTCGATAAGTTCCTGGTGCTTCGCGGGAGCGAAATTGCGGGATTCGTCGAAGACGTCATACGTCGGCAGCAGGCGCTTGGATTGCACGAAGGCGATTTTGCCGTCGCGAAGGAGCGCGGCGGAGTTCATGACGCTC
Protein-coding regions in this window:
- a CDS encoding NAD+ synthase gives rise to the protein MILALGQINTTVGDFKGNAAKIIEYSRRARDAGADLILFHELSICGYPPRDLVEKPAFLARNQSALEEVTAATQGIAVVCGFASPAHASTGKSVMNSAALLRDGKIAFVQSKRLLPTYDVFDESRNFAPAKHQELIDLCGSKIALTICEDAWNDKNFWNRQLYGVDPVAELLGAGGQILLNISASPFHLGKREFRYEMLATIATHYRVPVAMVNQVGGNDSLVFDGSSLVIGPDGLVLAQAKSFEEDLIYFDTATQKGDVHERPPGTEASAYSALVLGTRDYVHKCGFRQAIVGLSGGIDSALTAAIAAEALGPENVIGVGMPSQYSSRGSIEDARELAANLGIRFEIVPIVDIFGCFKHALSGVFAGLPENETEENIQARIRGTILMALSNKFGALVLSTGNKSELGVGYCTLYGDMAGGLAVISDVPKTMVYRIASYVNSVRHVIPKSTMTKAPSAELRPNQFDSDSLPPYDILDQILEDYVEDLRSAEQIAETRKVDIELVRRVVKMIERSEYKRQQAAPGIKITEKAFGVGRRFPIAVRHEV